TCATCATCGATATCTTTGTAATACTTACCTTTAAGCATATCAAATGCTTCGTATAGTTTTGTAAATTCCGCACGTTCAATTGGGACTTTTACTTCTACTACTTTCTTTTCACCGAAAGTTAACGCAAAAATGGTTAAGCCTGCGGTAATTAAGATTGTAAAGAACATCAGCATAATAAACTTAAACGGCTTCATCTGAATAAATTGGCCTGCAGGTTTTACCTCTACTTGTTGTATTTGCTCTTGCTGTTGTTCTAAACCATCTTTTTTCTGTTCATCCATCTTGATTGTCACCACTCTCATATACACTAACTTGTTGTCACACTATTACCATCTTAACAGGTTATAGAGGAGACGAAAAGAAAAAGAGTGTCAAAATTTCATGACAGCTCTTGTCCCCCCTACTAACTTCATAAAATTGCACATTAATAAGCTACTTTTTCAGCATCCATACACTCACTACTAATAGATCAATGGTCTAAAAAGTCCCCTATTTTACAATTTTTCATTAAAATGTGCCTCAGATACCTTCTGAGGCACTGCCCTTAGCTGTTAAGTTTCAAGTATATAATAGTACTGCCTTTCTATTTTACTCATTTCCTAAAAGCAGTCAACTAAAATACTCATATAATTAGCTGATGCGCCATTATGCATCAATAATGTATGTCAGTTGCGCTAATTTAGCCGCTTTTATTTTATTTTCTGCACTTTTAGCAGCAGTAATACCTGTAAATGTCCCTGTTTTCACTCGATACTTGGACTCTTCCTGTTCAACATACGCAACCCAGCCAAAACGTTTTCTCATTATATCTAACACGCTCATAGCAGCGCTTCGAGTGCTATATGTTCCTGTGATTATACGATACTTCGATAACTCGTTAGGTGGTTTATCGGGCTTTGGCGTATCAATGCTTGTTACCATTTGCAAAAAATTAGTCCACGAGATTTTCCCTGTACGCATATTTCTAGGGCAGTTTTTACCACTAAAATAGTGGTGTTGAACGACATTGTCGATCGCTATATTTTCATCTTTCATTATTTTTGCTATTAAACTCGCCGCATTTTTTACTGCCTTATTATAATCTCCATCGCTATTAACGCATATTTCAACTTGAATGCCTTGTGTATTGCCTATATACGTTCCAGCTCCCCAGCATTCCCAATAATGTTCAAAAGATTGTATGGCCTCTTGATCATCCACTTGCCAATGCCAACTAGCATTTCTACTATTACCGTTGATTTGGAGTCGAGCATGGGCATCTGCGTCGGCTCCAACGCTTGTATTGTCTGTTTCATGTACAACAATATATTTTTTCGCATTATTTTTGCCATTTGTAATTTTTGCAGCTTGGGTCGCAGTTACTAATTTTTGACGTATTGATACCACGCGGTTCCCCCCTTCCAAAAGTAGATTCGTTTTAGTTCTCTAGAATGACTTATTTATGGTAGTGTTACTTTCCTTAAATAGAATGGATAGACTATCATGCTTTCTTTTTATAGTATGTGTTCGCACTCATTTTGTTTGTGTTTTTATATACACTCTCTTTTACAAAACTACAAGACTTTCGTTATGCTAATTGTAGTGATTAAGTGCTTCAATAAGAACATTAGTAGAATTTGGAGAAAGCTTCGAATAGTGGATTTTATTTTCGGTTGCCAAAAAAGCAAAGAACATCATCTACATTGGCAATCCAATTCAAAAAAATTATATACATATTAAGTGGAGACGCGTGAAACAGTGAAACTATTTACATAACGTATATACAACAAAATGTATTGGAGGAGGACAAAGTGGAGACTTGGTCTATCTGGCATGGGGAAAAGTAAGTCCAATACAATCATATGGACACTATCACATAAAATCACACTAATAGATTTAGTTAAAGTTTGAAAAAGTGAAAAAGAAATGATTTGGAGGGAATCACATTGTTAAAATATTACGTATATTATTTTCACTAGTGGGCATATCTTTGGCATTGTATGGCTTCATTACAAAAGACTTTAAGTTTCAAGCATAGATGATATTATTTTTAGGCTTAACGATGTTAATAATGGGGATACAAGAATTTCAACACCAAAAGAAATTTACAGGTTGGTTATTAATCATCATATGTCTTTTTTCTTTTTTTGTAGCCATTCAAAGCTTTACTTAATTAACCGTTTTTATAAAAAGTATTTTCATTATATATATGAAGGATTTTCAACCTCCCCCCTCGCGCTATCTTTTAACCATTAACTACCAATAATTCCTTTGTTATGTTACAATTATTTGCAAATAATTGCTAGTAAAGTGAGGTAAAATTGGTATGGCTTATATCAACGATTTACAATATTTTTTAGATAGTAGTTCTATTGGTTTGTTATTAGAACTTATTTTAGTTACTACTTGCATTTCCACAATTATTTTCTTCACCACGAAAAACCAATATATTTCCTATTTAGCATCGGCACCTATATTTTATTTTATGTCACAATGGTTTTATCAAAATACCCATTTATTATTCATCATCATAGCAATGACAGTACAAGCCTTTGTTATTGTATGTATTAAGAAGAAGCAAATTAGTCAGGATGAAACGTTAAAGAGCGAAACACTATAATTAAGATTCTACGATTAGGACTTACGCCGTTTACATTAAGCGTAATTGGCTAAGTCCCTTTGTTTAAGCATCAAAACAATAGAATAGTGATACGTATTAATAAAAGATATATACCATTCAATTCACTTAAATAAGTATGGGGGATAAGTCAATTGAGCCAAACTGTGACTTTTTCTGTTGACACGAAGTATAAAGACAGAATACAAGAAACATTTACTTTTGAACAATTAGGTCTTAGCGTAGAAATGAACGACGAAAAAATAAAAAAAGAAATAGATAAAATTTTTGAATCTTGGGTTTGGCATAAACTGAATATTTCCTACAGTATTGTCTTTAGTAAGAGTAGTGATTGACTTTATATATGTTATATCTATACTGATTCAACGACAAAACTAGGACAGATTACAATACTGCACTATCTAATGTAGAGGACATTGGAGGCATATAAATGATTTTGAAAATATTGAACGCCATTATTGGAATATTAATTATCTTTATTGGATCTATTTTCATGAATATAACCGTCTATAATGAAACAATGCAAACAATGACTTATAAAGGTTTTGGCTTTTTCATTATGATTGTTGGTTTTTTATATCTCAAAAACTTCGCAAAAATGGGGAAGCAATAAATAGACCAAAAGGATAGCACTAATGGTCATTTACACACACCAGACAAATATATTTAATTTTCAGAATATTTTGCGTGCCTGTTATTTCGCGTGCCTGTCACTCACTATCTTAAACCTAATGGCCTGCTCAATGTCTTTATACCATACTTGACAACTTGGTTTAATAAACGTATTATCAACTTCATACATTAGTTAGAGGTGATCTTGTGAATTTTCAAAATCAAGTAGCACAATTACATACACTTTTCGATGAAATTGTAGCAAATCGTCGTTATATGCATATGCATCCTGAATTATCATTTGAAGAAGACAATACAGCCATTTTTATTGCCGATACATTAAAAGCATATGGTATCCCATTCCGTGAACGAGTTGGTAAAAAAGGAATCGTCGCTAGCATTGATGGCGCGTTACCAGGAAAAACCATCGCGTTCCGTGCCGATTTCGATGCCCTTCCAATCAATGATGAAAAGGACGTGCCCTATAAATCCACTGTACCTGGTGTTATGCACGCATGTGGACATGATGGACATACCGCTGCACTACTTGCATTCGCCAAAATCGTGCAGCAAAATAAAGAGCAATTAAAGGGCTCTATTCGTTTAATTTTCCAACCTGCGGAAGAAAAACCACCAGGTGGCGCAAAATTTATGATAGAGGATGGCGCACTTGATGGTGTGGATTATGTATTTGGCGCTCATTTAGCGTCAGACTTACCTTTAGGAAAACTATCAACTGCCGCTGGTCCAATTATGGCCTCTGTTGACGCATTTACGATTAAATTATTCGGGAAAGGTGGACATGGAGCCTATCCACATACAACGAAGGACTCAATCATCGCAGCGACTCAGCTTATTCAAAACTTCCAGCAAATCGTTAGCCGCCGAGTAAATCCAACTGAAGCTGCGGTTGTCACTGTTGGTAGTTTACACGCGGGAAATGCATTTAATGTTATTGCAGATACTGCAACCTTAGAAGGTACTGTTCGTACATTAAATCAAAATGTACGTGACCAGATTGAAAAAGAGATTTTCGCTATTTTAGAAGGCTTAAAAGTTTCAAATTATGTAGACTATGAAATCGATTATTTAAAAGGCTATCCAGTGTTAATTAATACAGAAGAAGAATCTGTAGTCGTTGAACAATTAATAAAAGAGCACTTTACAGCAGAAGCGTTTGACATGAAAACGCCCGTATTAGGAGCTGAAGATTTCGCCTATTACTTACAACATGTACCTGGAAACTTTATTCACGTCGGTTCTGCTAATGAACAGACAACTACACAATTCCCTCACCACCATCCGAAATTTGATTTTGATGAGCGAGCATTGTTAAATATCGCGACAATATTCCTAAAAATTGTTGATTATTACGGTAAAGTCGAATAATAAACGCAACGGATTTGAAAAATAAATATTTTTCAAATCCGTTTTTGTGTCGTTTGCAGGAAAAAAATTTAAGCGGAAAATGGTAAATGCCAAAAAGGACAAATCCGAAAACTAATGACTTTTACGGATTTGTCCTTTTACTACTTTGAATTATGTGGGTCCAGTGCATCTCGCAATGCATCCCCAATATAGTTAATGGCTAACACTGTCAATAATATTAAAATACCTGGTGGAATCCAAAGCCATGGTTGATCTGTTAATATCGAAATCGACTGGGCATTAGATAGCATATTCCCCCAACTTGCATCTGGTGGTTGTACACCTAAGCCTAGAAAGCTTAATGCTGCTTCATCTAATATTGCCCCTGCCACACCAGATGTTGCATAAATCAAAATTGGTGCAACCGTATTCGGTAAAATATGCTTAAACAAAATACGTGGCGTGCTATATCCTAATGCAATACTTGCTTTCACATAGTCTGATTGCTTAATCGCTAAGACATTTCCGCGCACAAGTCGAGCAATACCTGGCCAACCTAATACCCCTAAAATTAAAATGATATTCGTTAACCCTGGCCCTACAATACTTGCCACAACTAAAATAAACAAAATATATGGAAATGACATAAACATATCTGTAATACGCATTACAATCCCATCTATCATGCCACCAAAATACCCGGAAATTAAACCTAACACCGTACCGATAATCGCAGAAATTGCCACAGCTCCAATACCTACGGCTAACGAAACACGTGCCGCATAAATAACTCGACTCAACACGTCTCGTCCCACTTGGTCAGTTCCTAGTAAGTGCTGCAAAGAAGGTGGTGCAC
This DNA window, taken from Lysinibacillus sp. FSL M8-0337, encodes the following:
- a CDS encoding DUF3953 domain-containing protein, which codes for MILFLGLTMLIMGIQEFQHQKKFTGWLLIIICLFSFFVAIQSFT
- a CDS encoding N-acetylmuramoyl-L-alanine amidase, with amino-acid sequence MVSIRQKLVTATQAAKITNGKNNAKKYIVVHETDNTSVGADADAHARLQINGNSRNASWHWQVDDQEAIQSFEHYWECWGAGTYIGNTQGIQVEICVNSDGDYNKAVKNAASLIAKIMKDENIAIDNVVQHHYFSGKNCPRNMRTGKISWTNFLQMVTSIDTPKPDKPPNELSKYRIITGTYSTRSAAMSVLDIMRKRFGWVAYVEQEESKYRVKTGTFTGITAAKSAENKIKAAKLAQLTYIIDA
- the opp4C gene encoding oligopeptide ABC transporter permease, translated to MSIFKRYFNKKQYDTEQTVTWSEESAVSNTKGMFWKRFKRHKLAVIGLWFLAIITMAAILAPVFAPFDPAEITGEFSAPPSLQHLLGTDQVGRDVLSRVIYAARVSLAVGIGAVAISAIIGTVLGLISGYFGGMIDGIVMRITDMFMSFPYILFILVVASIVGPGLTNIILILGVLGWPGIARLVRGNVLAIKQSDYVKASIALGYSTPRILFKHILPNTVAPILIYATSGVAGAILDEAALSFLGLGVQPPDASWGNMLSNAQSISILTDQPWLWIPPGILILLTVLAINYIGDALRDALDPHNSK
- a CDS encoding amidohydrolase; translation: MNFQNQVAQLHTLFDEIVANRRYMHMHPELSFEEDNTAIFIADTLKAYGIPFRERVGKKGIVASIDGALPGKTIAFRADFDALPINDEKDVPYKSTVPGVMHACGHDGHTAALLAFAKIVQQNKEQLKGSIRLIFQPAEEKPPGGAKFMIEDGALDGVDYVFGAHLASDLPLGKLSTAAGPIMASVDAFTIKLFGKGGHGAYPHTTKDSIIAATQLIQNFQQIVSRRVNPTEAAVVTVGSLHAGNAFNVIADTATLEGTVRTLNQNVRDQIEKEIFAILEGLKVSNYVDYEIDYLKGYPVLINTEEESVVVEQLIKEHFTAEAFDMKTPVLGAEDFAYYLQHVPGNFIHVGSANEQTTTQFPHHHPKFDFDERALLNIATIFLKIVDYYGKVE